The Labrus mixtus chromosome 16, fLabMix1.1, whole genome shotgun sequence genome window below encodes:
- the klhl38a gene encoding kelch-like protein 38, which translates to MACRPQEVFLFKDSELPSHLHAQLNILRQERILTDVLLCTEHQEIPCHKNVLVSSSPYFRAMFCSNFLESSQARVNLKGISSDVLTGIVDYVYTGCINITMDIVLPLMQAASMLHYGGLFEACSMFLQEQLSPENCLSMIRLSEILHCESLRERAKEMAVRCFSDVAATEDFSELTLQELMCYLEDDRLCAEEEQVFETLLAWIHHDPFSRRGAIHDLFKRVRLRYIHPTYLFQFIANDPLVQSSTLCTEIIDSVRRLMLTVSTKCSQELKPLWTTPRRYTCRETLVVVGGRKNNEQTSREALLYDERTHRWQWLAKLPLRLYKAAYVCIHSILYVLGGLSLCMTLGDSSVSATVYTLSLKTNQWRTAEPMLEPRYAHQSVSYLHFIFVLGGIGEDKRISQSVERYNSMFNQWEAMAPMPTPVLHPAVAASDQRIYVFGGEDAMQNPVRLIQVYHISRNTWSRLETRTVKNVCAPAAVIEDKIYIIGGYTRRMIAYDTKTNKFFKCENLRERRMHHSATVINNKLYITGGRILNSQDVIEDSDCFECYDPKTDVWTSKGSLPYKLFDHGSLPLVCVSNRPNPP; encoded by the exons ATGGCCTGTAGACCACAAGAAGTTTTCTTGTTCAAAGACTCAGAACTTCCCTCTCACCTTCATGCCCAGCTCAACATCCTCCGGCAGGAGCGCATCCTGACAGACGTCCTGCTCTGCACGGAGCATCAGGAGATTCCCTGCCACAAGAATGTCCTAGTGTCCAGCAGCCCGTACTTCCGAGCCATGTTCTGCAGCAACTTTCTGGAGAGCAGTCAGGCCCGAGTGAATCTGAAGGGAATCTCTTCGGATGTCCTTACTGGCATCGTGGACTATGTCTACACAGGCTGCATCAATATCACCATGGACATTGTTCTTCCTCTCATGCAGGCAGCATCCATGCTTCACTATGGGGGTCTTTTTGAGGCCTGTTCCATGTtcctgcaggagcagctgaGTCCAGAAAACTGTCTGAGCATGATACGGCTCTCTGAGATCCTTCACTGTGAAAGTTTGAGGGAGAGGGCTAAGGAGATGGCTGTGAGGTGTTTCTCTGATGTCGCTGCTACAGAGGACTTCAGTGAGTTGACTCTTCAAGAGCTTATGTGTTACCTAGAGGACGACCGACTTTGTGCTGAGGAGGAGCAAGTGTTCGAGACACTCCTTGCATGGATCCACCATGACCCCTTCTCAAGACGCGGTGCAATCCATGACCTCTTCAAAAGAGTCCGCCTTCGCTACATTCATCCAACTTACCTCTTCCAGTTTATCGCCAATGACCCATTGGTGCAGTCTTCCACCCTGTGTACTGAGATCATCGATTCAGTGCGTCGCCTTATGCTCACAGTCAGCACCAAGTGTAGCCAGGAGCTCAAGCCGCTTTGGACCACACCAAGACGCTACACCTGTAGGGaaacactggtggtggtggggggacgCAAAAACAATGAACAGACCTCCAGAGAAGCCCTGCTGTATGATGAAAGGACTCATCGTTGGCAGTGGTTGGCCAAGCTCCCCTTGCGTCTTTACAAagctgcatatgtgtgtattcATAGCATCTTGTATGTGCTTGGTGGGCTCAGCCTCTGTATGACATTAGGTGACAGCTCAGTCAGCGCCACAGTTTACACACTCTCCCTAAAGACCAACCAGTGGCGGACGGCTGAGCCCATGTTGGAGCCAAGATATGCCCACCAAAGTGTTTCCTATCTGCACTTTATTTTCGTATTAGGAGGCATCGGGGAAGACAAGAGAATCTCTCAGTCAGTAGAAAGATATAACAGTATGTTTAACCAATGGGAGGCAATGGCACCAATGCCCACACCAGTGCTGCATCCAGCTGTAGCAGCCAGTGATCAGAGGATCTATGTTTTTGGAGGGGAGGACGCAATGCAGAATCCAGTCAGGCTGATTCAG GTGTATCACATCTCTCGCAACACGTGGTCCAGACTAGAGACGAGAACTGTGAAAAACGtttgtgctcctgctgctgtcattgAAGACAAGATCTACATCATAGGAG GATACACCAGGCGAATGATCGCCTATGACACGAAGACAAACAAATTCTTCAAGTGTGAGAACCTGAGGGAGAGGCGGATGCATCACAGCGCCACAGTGATCAACAACAAGCTCTACATCACCGGTGGACGCATCCTAAACAGCCAGGATGTCATTGAGGACTCAGACTGTTTCGAGTGTTATGACCCGAAGACAGACGTTTGGACCTCAAAAGGTTCTTTGCCATACAAGCTATTTGACCATGGCTCCCTACCGCTAGTCTGTGTGTCCAATAGACCAAACCCACCATGA